A DNA window from Streptomyces canus contains the following coding sequences:
- a CDS encoding ABC transporter ATP-binding protein: MADIENDKIPTVVVDGVDIVYRVNGTGAGRGSATAALNRMMRRGQAEKAAGVRKVHAVKNVSFVAYKGEAVGLIGTNGSGKSTLLKAVAGLLPVENGRIYTDGQPSLLGVNAALMNDLTGERNVHLGGLAMGMTREQVRDRYQEIVDFSGINEKGDFITLPMRTYSSGMAARLRFSIAAAKDHDVLLIDEALATGDRSFQKRSEARIRELRQTAGTVFLVSHSNKSIRDTCDRVLWLERGELRMDGPTDEVLAAYEDFTGGPDKAKAKVAA, from the coding sequence GTGGCTGACATCGAGAACGACAAGATCCCCACCGTCGTCGTCGACGGCGTGGACATCGTCTACCGCGTCAACGGCACCGGCGCGGGCAGGGGCTCCGCCACCGCCGCCCTCAACCGCATGATGCGCCGGGGACAGGCCGAGAAGGCAGCGGGCGTACGCAAGGTGCACGCCGTCAAGAACGTGTCGTTCGTCGCCTACAAGGGCGAGGCTGTCGGACTGATCGGCACCAACGGCTCCGGCAAGTCGACCCTGCTCAAAGCCGTCGCAGGTCTCCTCCCGGTGGAGAACGGCCGTATCTACACCGACGGTCAGCCCTCCCTCCTCGGCGTCAACGCGGCCCTGATGAACGACCTCACCGGCGAACGCAACGTCCACCTCGGCGGGCTCGCGATGGGCATGACCCGCGAGCAGGTCAGGGACCGCTACCAGGAGATCGTCGACTTCTCGGGGATCAACGAGAAGGGCGACTTCATCACCCTGCCGATGCGCACCTACTCCTCCGGCATGGCGGCCCGCCTCCGTTTCTCCATCGCCGCCGCCAAGGACCACGACGTCCTGCTCATCGACGAGGCCCTCGCCACCGGCGACCGCTCCTTCCAGAAGCGCTCCGAGGCCCGCATCCGCGAGCTTCGCCAGACCGCGGGCACGGTGTTCCTGGTCAGCCACAGCAACAAGTCGATCCGCGACACCTGCGACCGGGTGCTCTGGCTGGAGCGCGGCGAACTGCGCATGGACGGCCCGACCGACGAGGTCCTGGCGGCCTACGAGGACTTCACGGGCGGCCCGGACAAGGCGAAGGCGAAGGTCGCGGCCTGA
- a CDS encoding NAD-glutamate dehydrogenase, with amino-acid sequence MQTKLDEAKAELLERAARVAENSPAGGHLPTGATDEDSPRTPDTPDSETVLAFLQRYYLHTAPEDLTDRDPVDIYGAALSHFRLGQTRPQGTANVRVYTPTVEENGWTCTHTVVEVVTDDMPFLVDSVTNELTRQGRGIHVVIHPQVVVRRDLTGKLIEVLTVPPAGDLPHDAHTESWIHVEIDRETDRGDLKQITADLLRVLSDVREAVEDWEKMRDAALRMADELPAEPIATDLRDMEIDEARELLRWLAADHFTFLGYREYQLRPDDSLAAVPGTGLGILRSDPQHAGEEGHPVSPSFERLPADARAKAREHKLLVLTKANSRATVHRPSYLDYIGVKKFDADGNVVGERRFLGLFSSAAYTESVRRVPVIRRKVDEVLERAGFSPNSHDGRDLLQILETYPRDELFQTPADELESIATSVLYLQERRRLRLYLRQDEYGRYYSALVYLPRDRYTTGVRLRIIDILKEELGGISVDFTAWNTESILSRLHFVVRVPQGTELQQLSDSDKERIEARLVEAARSWADGWTEALNAELGEERAAELSRRYGNAFPEGYKADHTPRSAVADLVHLERLGEENDFALSLYEPVGAAPEERRFKIYRKGDAISLSAVLPVLSRLGVEVTDERPYELRCSDRSIAWIYDFGLRMPKSQNGGGDYLGDDGRERFQEAFAATWTGKAENDGFNALVLSAGLGWRQAMVLRAYAKYLRQAGSTFSQDYMEDTLRHNVHTTRLLVSLFEARMSPDRQRAGHELVDALLEELDAALDQVASLDEDRILRSFLTVIKATLRTNFFQEAAGGKPHDYVSMKFDPQAIPDLPAPRPAFEIWVYSPRVEGVHLRFGKVARGGLRWSDRREDFRTEILGLVKAQMVKNTVIVPVGAKGGFVAKQLPDPAADRDAWLAEGIASYKTFISALLDITDNMVAGEVVPPADVVRHDEDDTYLVVAADKGTATFSDIANGVAEQYNFWLGDAFASGGSAGYDHKGMGITARGAWESVKRHFRELAVDTQSEDFTVVGIGDMSGDVFGNGMLLSEHIRLVAAFDHRHIFIDPKPDAATSYAERRRVFELPRSSWADYNTELISAGGGVFPRTAKSIQVNAHIREALGIEDKVTKMTPADLMKAILKAPVDLLWNGGIGTYVKASTETHADVGDKANDPIRVDGADLRVRVVGEGGNLGLTQLGRIEFALHGGKINTDAIDNSAGVDTSDHEVNIKILLNGLVTEGDMTVKQRNKLLAEMTDEVGRLVLRNNYAQNTAIANALAQSKDMLHAQQRFMRHLVREGHLDRALEFLPTDRQIRERLGAAQGLTSPETAVLLAYTKITVADELLHTSLPDDPYLRGLLHTYFPAALREKFPEHIDNHPLHREITTTVLVNDTVNTGGTTYLHRLREETGASLEEIVRAQTVARAIFRSGVVWDGVESLDNLVEAAVLTRIRLHSRRLVERGTRWLLNNRPQPLQLAETVEFFGDRVEQVWSQLPKLLRGADLEWYQKIYDELTGAGVPDELATRVAGFSSAFPTLDIVSVADRMGRDPMDVAEVYYDLADRLHITQLMDRIIELPRADRWQSMARASIREDLYAAHSALTADVLAVGNGTSTPEQRFKAWEEKNAPILSRARTTLDEIQGSDAFDLANLSVAMRTMRTLLRQHS; translated from the coding sequence ATGCAGACCAAGCTGGACGAAGCCAAGGCCGAGCTGCTCGAGAGGGCCGCACGGGTAGCTGAGAACAGCCCGGCCGGGGGGCACCTACCGACTGGGGCGACGGACGAGGACAGCCCCCGTACCCCGGACACCCCGGACAGCGAGACCGTCCTCGCGTTCCTCCAGCGCTACTACCTGCACACGGCCCCCGAAGACCTCACCGACCGCGACCCGGTCGACATCTACGGAGCCGCTCTCTCCCACTTCCGGCTGGGCCAGACGCGCCCGCAGGGCACGGCCAACGTGCGGGTGTACACGCCCACGGTGGAGGAGAACGGATGGACGTGCACCCACACGGTCGTCGAGGTCGTCACCGACGACATGCCCTTCCTCGTCGACTCCGTCACCAATGAGCTGACCCGGCAGGGGCGCGGCATCCATGTCGTCATCCACCCCCAGGTCGTCGTCCGCCGTGACCTCACCGGCAAGCTGATCGAGGTCCTCACCGTCCCGCCCGCCGGTGATCTGCCGCACGACGCGCACACCGAGTCCTGGATCCACGTGGAGATCGACCGCGAGACCGACCGCGGCGACCTGAAGCAGATCACCGCCGACCTGCTGCGCGTCCTGTCCGACGTCCGAGAGGCCGTCGAGGACTGGGAGAAGATGCGGGACGCGGCCCTGCGCATGGCCGACGAACTGCCCGCCGAGCCCATCGCCACCGATCTGCGCGACATGGAGATCGACGAGGCCCGCGAGCTGCTGCGCTGGCTGGCCGCCGACCACTTCACCTTCCTCGGCTACCGGGAGTACCAGCTCAGGCCGGACGACTCCCTCGCGGCAGTCCCCGGCACCGGTCTCGGCATCCTGCGCTCCGACCCGCAGCACGCCGGCGAGGAGGGCCACCCGGTCAGCCCGTCCTTCGAGCGGCTGCCCGCCGACGCCCGCGCGAAGGCCCGCGAGCACAAGCTGCTCGTGCTGACCAAGGCCAACAGCCGGGCGACGGTGCACAGGCCGTCGTATCTCGACTACATCGGTGTCAAGAAGTTCGACGCGGACGGCAATGTCGTCGGCGAACGGCGTTTCCTCGGACTCTTCTCCTCCGCCGCCTACACCGAATCGGTGCGCCGGGTTCCGGTCATTCGGCGCAAGGTGGACGAGGTGCTCGAAAGGGCCGGATTCTCGCCCAACAGCCACGACGGCCGCGACCTGCTCCAGATCCTGGAGACCTACCCGCGCGACGAGCTCTTCCAGACCCCCGCCGATGAGCTGGAGTCCATCGCCACCTCCGTCCTGTACCTCCAGGAGCGGCGGCGGCTGCGCCTCTACCTGCGCCAGGACGAGTACGGCCGCTACTACTCGGCTCTCGTCTACCTGCCCCGCGACCGCTACACCACCGGCGTCCGACTCAGGATCATCGACATCCTGAAGGAGGAACTCGGCGGCATCAGCGTCGACTTCACCGCCTGGAACACCGAGTCGATCCTGTCCCGGCTGCACTTCGTGGTCCGCGTTCCGCAGGGCACCGAGCTGCAGCAGCTCAGTGACAGCGACAAGGAGCGCATCGAGGCCCGCCTGGTCGAGGCCGCCCGCTCCTGGGCCGACGGATGGACCGAGGCGCTCAACGCCGAGCTCGGCGAGGAGCGCGCCGCCGAGCTGTCGCGCCGCTACGGCAACGCCTTCCCCGAGGGCTACAAGGCCGACCACACCCCGCGCTCCGCGGTCGCCGACCTCGTCCACCTCGAACGGCTCGGCGAGGAGAACGACTTCGCGCTCAGCCTCTACGAGCCGGTGGGCGCCGCCCCCGAGGAGCGCCGCTTCAAGATCTACCGCAAGGGCGACGCCATCTCCCTGTCCGCCGTGCTGCCGGTCCTCAGCCGGCTCGGCGTCGAGGTGACGGACGAGCGGCCCTACGAACTGCGCTGCTCGGACCGCAGTATCGCCTGGATCTACGACTTCGGCCTGCGCATGCCCAAGTCGCAGAACGGCGGCGGTGACTACCTCGGTGACGACGGCCGCGAGCGCTTCCAGGAGGCCTTCGCCGCGACCTGGACCGGCAAGGCGGAGAACGACGGCTTCAACGCCCTGGTGCTGAGCGCCGGCCTGGGCTGGCGCCAGGCGATGGTGCTGCGGGCGTACGCCAAGTACCTGCGCCAGGCGGGCTCGACGTTCAGCCAGGACTACATGGAGGACACCCTCCGCCACAACGTTCACACCACCCGGCTGCTCGTCTCCCTGTTCGAGGCACGGATGTCGCCGGACCGTCAGCGCGCAGGGCACGAACTCGTGGACGCCCTCCTGGAGGAGCTCGACGCGGCCCTCGACCAGGTGGCTTCGCTGGACGAGGACAGGATTCTCCGCTCCTTCCTGACCGTCATCAAGGCGACCCTGCGCACCAACTTCTTCCAGGAGGCCGCGGGCGGCAAGCCGCACGACTACGTCTCCATGAAGTTCGACCCGCAGGCCATCCCCGACCTCCCGGCCCCGCGCCCGGCGTTCGAGATCTGGGTCTACTCGCCTCGCGTCGAAGGCGTGCACCTGCGCTTCGGCAAGGTCGCGCGCGGCGGTCTGCGCTGGTCGGACCGGCGTGAGGACTTCCGCACCGAGATCCTCGGCCTGGTCAAGGCGCAGATGGTGAAGAACACCGTCATCGTGCCGGTCGGCGCCAAGGGCGGCTTCGTCGCCAAGCAGCTGCCCGACCCGGCCGCCGACCGGGACGCGTGGCTGGCCGAGGGCATCGCCAGCTACAAGACGTTCATCTCGGCCCTGCTCGACATCACCGACAACATGGTGGCCGGTGAAGTCGTCCCGCCCGCCGACGTCGTACGGCACGACGAGGACGACACCTACCTGGTCGTCGCCGCCGACAAGGGCACCGCGACCTTCTCGGACATCGCCAACGGGGTGGCCGAGCAGTACAACTTCTGGCTCGGCGACGCCTTCGCCTCCGGCGGCTCGGCCGGCTACGACCACAAGGGCATGGGCATCACCGCCCGCGGTGCCTGGGAGTCCGTCAAGCGGCACTTCCGCGAACTGGCCGTCGACACCCAGTCCGAGGACTTCACCGTCGTCGGTATCGGTGACATGTCCGGTGACGTGTTCGGCAACGGCATGCTGCTCTCCGAGCACATCCGCCTGGTCGCCGCCTTCGACCACCGGCACATCTTCATCGACCCGAAGCCCGACGCTGCCACCTCCTACGCCGAGCGCCGCCGTGTCTTCGAGCTCCCGCGCTCCAGCTGGGCCGACTACAACACCGAGCTGATCTCGGCGGGCGGCGGCGTCTTCCCCCGTACCGCCAAGTCCATCCAGGTCAACGCCCACATCCGCGAGGCCCTCGGCATCGAGGACAAGGTCACCAAGATGACCCCGGCCGACCTGATGAAGGCGATCCTCAAGGCGCCGGTGGACCTGCTGTGGAACGGCGGCATCGGCACCTACGTGAAGGCCTCCACCGAGACCCACGCGGACGTCGGCGACAAGGCCAACGACCCGATCCGCGTCGACGGCGCCGACCTGCGGGTGCGGGTCGTCGGCGAGGGTGGAAACCTGGGCCTGACCCAGCTCGGCCGGATCGAGTTCGCGCTGCACGGCGGGAAGATCAACACCGACGCCATCGACAACAGCGCCGGCGTGGACACCTCCGACCACGAGGTGAACATCAAGATCCTGCTCAACGGCCTGGTCACCGAGGGCGACATGACGGTCAAGCAGCGCAACAAGCTGCTCGCCGAGATGACCGACGAGGTCGGCCGCCTGGTCCTGCGCAACAACTACGCGCAGAACACCGCCATCGCCAACGCGCTCGCCCAGTCGAAGGACATGCTCCACGCCCAGCAGCGCTTCATGCGCCACCTGGTGCGCGAGGGCCACCTCGACCGGGCCCTGGAGTTCCTGCCCACCGACCGCCAGATCCGCGAACGCCTCGGCGCCGCACAGGGCCTGACGAGCCCGGAAACGGCCGTCCTGCTGGCCTACACGAAGATCACGGTCGCCGACGAGCTGCTGCACACCTCGCTGCCGGACGACCCCTATCTGCGCGGCCTGCTGCACACGTACTTCCCGGCAGCGCTGCGCGAGAAGTTCCCCGAGCACATCGACAACCACCCGCTGCACCGCGAGATCACCACGACCGTCCTGGTCAACGACACGGTCAACACCGGTGGTACGACCTACCTGCACCGCCTGCGCGAGGAGACCGGCGCGTCGCTCGAGGAGATCGTCCGGGCGCAGACCGTGGCCCGCGCCATCTTCCGCTCCGGCGTGGTGTGGGACGGGGTCGAGTCCCTCGACAACCTGGTCGAGGCCGCCGTGCTGACCCGGATCAGGCTGCACTCGCGCCGACTGGTCGAGCGCGGCACGCGCTGGCTGCTCAACAACCGGCCGCAGCCGCTCCAGCTCGCGGAGACCGTCGAGTTCTTCGGCGATCGCGTCGAACAGGTGTGGTCGCAGCTGCCGAAGCTGCTGCGGGGCGCCGACCTGGAGTGGTACCAGAAGATCTACGACGAGCTGACCGGCGCCGGCGTCCCGGACGAGCTCGCCACGCGCGTGGCCGGGTTCTCCTCCGCCTTCCCGACGCTGGACATCGTCTCGGTGGCCGACCGCATGGGCCGCGACCCGATGGACGTCGCCGAGGTGTACTACGACCTCGCCGACCGCCTCCACATCACCCAGCTCATGGACCGCATCATCGAGCTGCCCCGCGCCGACCGCTGGCAGTCCATGGCCCGCGCCTCCATCCGTGAGGACCTCTACGCGGCCCACTCGGCGCTGACCGCGGACGTCCTGGCCGTCGGCAACGGCACCTCGACCCCCGAGCAGCGCTTCAAGGCCTGGGAGGAGAAGAACGCCCCGATCCTGAGCCGGGCGCGCACCACCCTGGACGAGATCCAGGGCTCGGACGCGTTCGACCTGGCCAACCTGTCGGTGGCGATGCGCACCATGCGGACGCTGTTGCGGCAGCATTCATAA
- a CDS encoding HAD family hydrolase, giving the protein MGKLTGAHIVWDWNGTLFHDNDAIIGATNAAFGELGLAPITMEQYRALYCVPVPKFYERLLGRLPTDAEWEVMDETFHRYYAEHRVGCGLTDGAVELLAGWRSAGHSQSILSMYVHDELLPLVRGFGIEAHFLRVDGRTGPSGGSKAEHMERHLTALAGVEAARTVVIGDAADDAVAAMRVGARAVLYTGGSHSRASLEVAGVPVVDTLAEAVAEAERIAA; this is encoded by the coding sequence ATGGGGAAGCTGACAGGGGCGCACATCGTCTGGGACTGGAACGGCACGCTGTTCCACGACAACGACGCGATCATCGGGGCGACGAACGCGGCGTTCGGCGAGCTGGGGCTCGCGCCGATCACGATGGAGCAGTACCGGGCGCTGTACTGCGTGCCGGTTCCGAAGTTCTACGAGCGGCTGCTCGGCCGGCTGCCCACCGACGCGGAGTGGGAGGTCATGGACGAGACCTTCCATCGGTACTACGCCGAGCATCGGGTCGGGTGCGGGCTCACCGACGGGGCGGTGGAGCTGCTCGCGGGATGGCGGTCGGCCGGGCACAGCCAGTCGATCCTCAGCATGTACGTGCACGACGAGCTGCTCCCGCTGGTGCGGGGGTTCGGGATCGAGGCGCACTTCCTGCGGGTGGACGGGCGGACCGGGCCGTCCGGGGGGAGCAAGGCGGAGCACATGGAGCGGCATCTCACCGCGCTGGCGGGGGTCGAGGCGGCTCGGACCGTGGTGATCGGGGACGCCGCGGACGACGCGGTGGCGGCGATGCGGGTGGGGGCTCGGGCCGTGCTCTACACCGGGGGGTCGCACAGTCGCGCCAGTCTCGAGGTGGCGGGGGTGCCGGTGGTCGACACCCTGGCGGAGGCGGTTGCGGAGGCCGAGCGAATAGCGGCGTGA
- a CDS encoding DUF6912 family protein, giving the protein MRVYVPLTLSGLAEAYKTGELGAGPLLAYAVTPALREWYLSDDIEELEYAALNRAALASLRLLAVDAGAARRRVVVAVDVADGAAAADPDRALDPSALGEVRVAGTVRLAKAAAVHVDSDDAEEDVSAAVDALEAADAGDDDAQFVVDGAEDHELLWYATQEIPNLVGLGG; this is encoded by the coding sequence ATGCGCGTCTACGTCCCCCTGACCCTCTCCGGTCTCGCCGAGGCGTACAAGACGGGTGAGCTGGGGGCCGGACCGCTCCTCGCCTACGCCGTCACACCCGCCCTGCGCGAGTGGTACCTCTCCGACGACATCGAGGAGCTGGAGTACGCGGCGCTGAACCGGGCCGCACTGGCCTCGCTGCGGCTGCTCGCGGTGGACGCCGGGGCCGCGCGGCGCCGGGTGGTGGTGGCCGTCGACGTGGCCGACGGGGCGGCGGCCGCCGATCCCGACCGGGCGCTGGATCCCTCGGCGCTCGGTGAGGTGCGGGTGGCCGGGACGGTGCGGCTGGCCAAGGCGGCCGCGGTGCACGTCGACTCGGACGACGCGGAGGAGGACGTCAGCGCTGCCGTGGACGCGCTGGAGGCGGCCGACGCCGGGGACGACGACGCGCAGTTCGTCGTGGACGGGGCCGAGGACCACGAGCTGCTGTGGTACGCGACACAGGAGATCCCGAATCTGGTGGGACTGGGCGGCTGA
- a CDS encoding Rv3235 family protein: protein MNKVMTRAQHHPGSRPPARGDSRRPSGTPPRAPGGSAPRTAPGDGRPPGTPGSGPRTRTRPADTRPHSIPGTNDPVTGAPSRSTTAGPRTAGTTTDTSRTAGPVSTTRVAAALADGRTAAPATRPRPAPATAPVVPSQTPRRPLVPQPRPTDLFADLLLAVLSGQRPVHSMLRHTAGRAYDELAWLAERGPLRTRGARPVVRDIGYYVPRPGAVEAFARIGAGDQLRAMAFRLEQGQDLRWRCTAVELGGSRAPRPDDD, encoded by the coding sequence ATGAACAAGGTCATGACCAGGGCTCAGCACCACCCCGGCAGCCGCCCGCCGGCTCGCGGCGACTCCCGCCGCCCGAGCGGCACGCCACCCCGCGCTCCCGGCGGCAGCGCGCCGCGCACGGCCCCGGGCGACGGCCGCCCACCGGGCACTCCCGGCAGCGGCCCCCGCACCCGTACGCGCCCCGCGGACACCCGCCCGCACAGCATCCCGGGTACGAACGACCCGGTCACCGGAGCTCCGAGCCGCAGCACCACGGCAGGCCCCAGGACAGCCGGCACCACCACCGACACGAGCCGCACAGCCGGTCCTGTGTCCACCACCCGCGTCGCAGCAGCACTCGCCGACGGACGCACCGCAGCCCCCGCCACCCGGCCCCGTCCCGCCCCCGCAACCGCCCCTGTCGTCCCGTCCCAGACCCCGCGCCGCCCGCTGGTCCCCCAGCCCCGCCCCACCGATCTCTTCGCAGACCTCCTCCTCGCCGTCCTGAGCGGTCAGCGCCCCGTCCACTCGATGCTCCGGCACACCGCCGGCCGGGCCTACGACGAGCTGGCCTGGCTCGCCGAACGCGGTCCCCTGCGCACCCGCGGCGCCCGCCCCGTCGTCCGGGACATCGGCTACTACGTCCCCCGACCGGGCGCTGTGGAGGCCTTCGCCCGGATCGGCGCCGGCGACCAGCTGCGCGCCATGGCCTTCCGCCTGGAACAGGGCCAGGACCTCCGCTGGCGCTGCACCGCGGTCGAACTGGGCGGCTCCCGGGCTCCCCGTCCGGACGACGACTGA
- the secA gene encoding preprotein translocase subunit SecA, protein MSVLSKIMRAGEGKILRKLHRIADQVNSIEEDFVDLSDAELRALTDEYKQRYADGESLDDLLPEAFATVREGAKRALGQRHYDVQIMGGAALHLGYVAEMKTGEGKTLVGTLPAYLNALSGKGVHLITVNDYLAERDSEMMGRVHKFLGLSVGCILSNMTPAQRREQYACDITYGTNNEFGFDYLRDNMAWSKDELVQRGHNFAIVDEVDSILVDEARTPLIISGPADQATKWYGDFAKLVTRLKKGEAGNPLKGIEETGDYEVDEKKRTVAIHESGVSKVEDWLGIDNLYESVNTPLVGYLNNAIKAKELFKKDKDYVVMDGEVMIVDEHTGRILAGRRYNEGMHQAIEAKEGVDIKDENQTLATITLQNFFRLYKRHDHNGKEQPGLCGMTGTAMTEAAEFHQIYKLGVVPIPTNRPMVRKDQSDLIYRTEVAKFEAVVDDIVEKHEKGQPILVGTTSVEKSEYLSQQLSKRGVQHEVLNAKQHDREATIVAQAGRKGAVTVATNMAGRGTDIKLGGNPEDIAEAELRQRGLDPEEHIEEWAAALPAALEKAEQAVKAEFEEVKELGGLYVLGTERHESRRIDNQLRGRSGRQGDPGESRFYLSLGDDLMRLFKAQMVERVMSMANVPDDVPIENKMVTRAIASAQSQVEQQNFETRKNVLKYDEVLNRQREVIYGERRRVLEGEDLQEQVVHFMDDTIDAYIAAETAEGFAEDWDLDRLWGAFKQLYPVKITVEELEEAAGDRAGLTAEYISESIKDDIHEQYEAREAQLGSEIMRELERRVVLSVLDRKWREHLYEMDYLQEGIGLRAMAQKDPLVEYQREGFDMFTAMMEGIKEESVGYLFNLEVQVEQQVEEVPVEDEKPSLAKQDAVPAQAGSRPEIRAKGLDAPQRRDLHFSAPTVDGEGGVIEGEFADDEPVRSEADGLTRAERRKQSRGRGRRKK, encoded by the coding sequence GTGTCCGTCCTCTCGAAGATCATGCGTGCAGGCGAAGGCAAGATCCTGCGCAAGCTGCACCGCATCGCGGACCAGGTCAACTCCATCGAAGAGGACTTCGTCGACCTCTCCGACGCCGAGCTGCGGGCCCTCACCGATGAGTACAAGCAGCGGTACGCCGACGGTGAGAGTCTGGACGACCTGCTGCCCGAGGCGTTCGCCACCGTGCGCGAGGGTGCCAAGCGCGCGCTCGGCCAGCGTCACTACGACGTGCAGATCATGGGGGGCGCCGCCCTCCACCTCGGCTATGTGGCCGAGATGAAGACCGGTGAGGGCAAAACCCTCGTCGGCACGCTGCCCGCGTACCTGAACGCGCTGTCCGGCAAGGGCGTGCACCTGATCACGGTGAACGACTACCTGGCCGAGCGCGACTCCGAGATGATGGGCCGCGTCCACAAGTTCCTCGGCCTGAGCGTCGGTTGCATCCTCTCCAACATGACGCCGGCCCAGCGCCGCGAGCAGTACGCGTGCGACATCACGTACGGCACGAACAATGAATTCGGCTTCGACTACCTGCGCGACAACATGGCGTGGTCCAAGGACGAACTCGTCCAGCGCGGCCACAACTTCGCCATCGTCGACGAGGTCGACTCCATCCTCGTCGACGAGGCCCGTACGCCGCTGATCATCTCCGGTCCGGCCGACCAGGCGACCAAGTGGTACGGCGACTTCGCCAAGCTGGTCACCCGCCTGAAGAAGGGCGAGGCCGGAAACCCGCTCAAGGGCATCGAGGAGACCGGCGACTACGAGGTCGACGAGAAGAAGCGCACGGTCGCCATCCACGAGTCCGGTGTCAGCAAGGTCGAGGACTGGCTGGGCATCGACAACCTCTACGAGTCGGTCAACACCCCTCTGGTGGGCTACCTGAACAACGCCATCAAGGCGAAGGAGCTCTTCAAGAAGGACAAGGACTACGTCGTCATGGACGGCGAAGTCATGATCGTCGACGAGCACACCGGCCGTATCCTCGCCGGCCGCCGCTACAACGAGGGCATGCACCAGGCGATCGAGGCGAAGGAAGGGGTGGACATCAAGGACGAGAACCAGACCCTTGCCACGATCACCCTCCAGAACTTCTTCCGCCTCTACAAGCGCCACGACCACAACGGCAAGGAACAGCCGGGCCTCTGCGGCATGACCGGTACGGCGATGACCGAGGCTGCCGAGTTCCACCAGATCTACAAGCTCGGCGTCGTCCCGATCCCGACCAACCGGCCCATGGTCCGCAAGGACCAGTCGGACCTGATCTACCGCACCGAGGTCGCGAAGTTCGAGGCGGTCGTCGACGACATCGTCGAGAAGCACGAGAAGGGTCAGCCGATCCTCGTCGGCACGACGTCGGTCGAGAAGTCCGAGTACCTCTCCCAGCAGCTCAGCAAGCGCGGCGTCCAGCACGAAGTGCTGAACGCCAAGCAGCACGACCGTGAGGCGACGATCGTCGCCCAGGCCGGCCGTAAGGGCGCCGTCACCGTCGCCACCAACATGGCCGGTCGTGGTACCGACATCAAGCTCGGCGGCAACCCCGAGGACATCGCGGAGGCGGAGCTGCGCCAGCGAGGCCTCGACCCCGAGGAGCACATCGAGGAGTGGGCCGCGGCCCTGCCCGCCGCCCTGGAGAAGGCCGAGCAGGCGGTCAAGGCGGAGTTCGAGGAGGTCAAGGAGCTCGGCGGGCTCTACGTCCTCGGTACCGAGCGGCACGAGTCGCGCCGTATCGACAACCAGCTGCGCGGTCGTTCCGGCCGACAGGGCGACCCCGGCGAGTCCCGCTTCTACCTCTCCCTGGGCGACGACCTGATGCGGCTGTTCAAGGCCCAGATGGTCGAGCGCGTGATGTCGATGGCGAACGTCCCGGACGACGTCCCGATCGAGAACAAGATGGTCACGCGCGCGATCGCGTCCGCGCAGTCGCAGGTCGAGCAGCAGAACTTCGAGACCCGCAAGAACGTCCTGAAGTACGACGAGGTCCTCAACCGCCAGCGCGAGGTCATCTACGGCGAGCGGCGCCGCGTCCTGGAGGGCGAGGACCTGCAGGAGCAGGTCGTGCACTTCATGGACGACACGATCGACGCGTACATCGCGGCGGAGACCGCCGAGGGCTTCGCGGAGGACTGGGACCTCGACCGGCTGTGGGGCGCGTTCAAGCAGCTCTACCCGGTGAAGATCACCGTCGAGGAGCTGGAGGAGGCGGCAGGCGACCGCGCGGGCCTGACCGCCGAGTACATCTCCGAGTCGATCAAGGACGACATCCACGAGCAGTACGAGGCGCGTGAGGCGCAGCTCGGCTCCGAGATCATGCGTGAGCTGGAGCGCCGGGTCGTGCTGTCGGTCCTGGACCGCAAGTGGCGCGAGCACCTCTACGAGATGGACTACCTCCAGGAGGGCATCGGCCTGCGCGCGATGGCGCAGAAGGACCCGCTGGTCGAGTACCAGCGCGAGGGCTTCGACATGTTCACCGCCATGATGGAGGGCATCAAGGAGGAGTCCGTCGGCTACCTGTTCAACCTGGAGGTCCAGGTCGAGCAGCAGGTCGAGGAGGTCCCGGTCGAGGACGAGAAGCCGTCCCTCGCCAAGCAGGACGCGGTTCCGGCGCAGGCCGGCTCGCGCCCCGAGATCCGCGCGAAGGGGCTCGACGCCCCGCAGCGCAGGGACCTGCACTTCTCCGCGCCGACCGTGGACGGCGAGGGCGGTGTCATCGAGGGCGAGTTCGCCGACGACGAGCCCGTGCGCTCCGAGGCGGACGGCCTCACGCGCGCGGAGCGGCGCAAGCAGTCCCGTGGTCGGGGGCGGCGCAAGAAGTAG